A genomic segment from Lutibacter sp. A80 encodes:
- the fsa gene encoding fructose-6-phosphate aldolase, whose amino-acid sequence MKFFIDTANLDQIKEAQALGVLDGVTTNPSLMAKEGITGADNILKHYVAICNIVDGDVSAEVIATDFAGMVKEGEALAALHPQIVVKLPMIADGVKACKYFSDKGIKTNVTLVFSAGQALLAAKAGATYVSPFIGRLDDISTDGLNLISEIRHIYDNYGFTTKILAASVRHTMHIIDCAKLGSDVMTGPLSAIKGLLNHPLTDIGLAKFLADYQKGN is encoded by the coding sequence ATGAAATTTTTTATCGATACAGCAAATCTAGACCAGATTAAAGAAGCACAAGCATTAGGTGTTTTAGATGGAGTTACTACTAATCCATCATTAATGGCAAAAGAAGGAATAACAGGAGCTGATAATATTTTAAAACATTATGTAGCTATTTGTAATATTGTTGATGGTGATGTTAGTGCAGAAGTAATTGCTACTGATTTTGCTGGAATGGTTAAAGAAGGTGAAGCTTTGGCTGCTTTACATCCACAAATTGTAGTTAAATTACCTATGATTGCTGATGGTGTAAAAGCGTGTAAATATTTTTCAGATAAAGGTATTAAAACAAATGTAACGTTAGTTTTCTCTGCAGGTCAAGCTTTATTGGCTGCAAAAGCAGGAGCAACTTATGTATCTCCATTTATTGGACGTTTAGATGATATTTCTACAGATGGTTTGAATTTGATTTCTGAAATAAGACATATTTATGATAATTATGGTTTTACTACCAAAATTTTAGCTGCATCTGTGCGTCATACAATGCATATAATTGATTGTGCTAAATTAGGTTCTGATGTTATGACAGGTCCTTTAAGTGCAATAAAAGGTTTATTAAATCACCCTTTAACAGATATTGGATTGGCAAAGTTTTTAGCTGATTATCAAAAAGGAAATTAA
- the uvrB gene encoding excinuclease ABC subunit UvrB — MQLKLESKFKPTGDQPEAIKQLVAGIESGEKFQTLLGVTGSGKTFTVANLIEKVKKPTLVLAHNKTLAAQLYSEFKQFFPNNAVEYFVSYYDYYQPEAFLPTTGTYIEKDLSINEDIEKLRISASSALLSGRRDVIIIASVSCIYGIGNPVEFKKNIITIEVDQEIPRTKFLQLLVTSLYSRTETEISSGTFKVKGDTITVYPSYGEHAYRIHFFGDEIEEIESFDVTNNQVIEKFEQLSIYPANLFVTSPDVLQNAIHAIQEDLMKQYDYFNEIGKPLEAKRLKERTEFDLEMIRELGYCSGIENYSRYLDGRTPGSRPFCLLDYFPDDYLMVIDESHVTVPQVHAMYGGDRSRKVNLVEYGFRLPAAMDNRPLKFDEFESIQNQVIFVSATPADYELQKTEGVFVEQVIRPTGLLDPEIEIRPSINQIDDLIEEIQIRVEKDERTLVTTLTKRMAEELAKYLTRIHIRCRYIHSDVDTLERVEIMQDLRKGLFDVLIGVNLLREGLDLPEVSLVAILDADKEGFLRSHRSLTQTIGRAARNVKGKAIMYADKITNSMQQTIDETARRREKQINYNTKHNITPTQIKKSIENTLAKNTVSSYNYDNAANMAAEEELNYLSKTEIEKRIKEKRKQMETAAKALDFIVAAQLRDEIKVLKEKV; from the coding sequence ATGCAATTAAAATTAGAATCAAAATTTAAACCTACTGGAGACCAACCTGAAGCAATTAAACAACTTGTAGCAGGAATTGAATCTGGTGAAAAATTCCAAACTCTTTTAGGTGTTACTGGCTCCGGAAAAACATTTACTGTAGCCAATTTAATTGAAAAAGTAAAAAAACCAACCTTAGTTTTAGCACATAATAAAACACTAGCTGCTCAACTATATTCTGAATTTAAACAATTTTTCCCTAACAACGCTGTTGAATATTTTGTATCGTATTACGATTATTACCAGCCAGAAGCTTTTTTACCTACAACCGGAACTTATATAGAAAAAGATTTATCTATTAATGAAGATATTGAAAAACTTAGAATTAGTGCCTCGTCTGCTCTACTTTCTGGAAGACGTGATGTTATAATTATTGCTTCCGTTTCGTGTATTTATGGTATTGGAAATCCTGTTGAATTCAAAAAAAATATTATTACAATAGAAGTTGACCAAGAAATTCCACGTACAAAATTTTTACAATTGTTAGTTACTAGTTTGTACTCTAGAACTGAAACCGAAATTAGCAGTGGAACATTTAAAGTTAAAGGTGATACCATAACCGTATACCCTTCTTATGGTGAACATGCTTATAGAATTCATTTTTTTGGCGATGAAATTGAAGAAATTGAAAGTTTTGACGTTACCAACAATCAGGTAATAGAAAAATTTGAACAACTCTCTATTTATCCAGCAAACTTGTTTGTAACTTCTCCAGATGTGCTACAGAATGCAATACACGCTATTCAAGAAGATTTAATGAAACAATACGATTATTTTAATGAAATTGGTAAACCTTTAGAAGCTAAAAGGTTAAAAGAACGTACCGAATTTGACTTAGAAATGATTCGTGAATTAGGTTATTGCAGTGGAATCGAGAATTATTCGCGTTATTTAGATGGAAGAACTCCAGGCTCACGACCTTTCTGCTTATTAGATTATTTTCCTGATGATTATTTAATGGTTATTGATGAAAGCCACGTAACTGTTCCACAGGTACATGCAATGTACGGAGGAGACAGGTCTAGAAAAGTAAATTTAGTAGAATATGGATTTAGATTGCCAGCAGCAATGGACAACAGACCTTTAAAGTTTGATGAATTTGAAAGCATTCAAAATCAGGTTATTTTTGTAAGTGCAACACCTGCAGATTACGAATTACAAAAAACCGAAGGTGTTTTTGTGGAACAAGTAATTAGACCAACAGGTTTATTAGATCCTGAAATTGAAATCCGTCCAAGCATCAATCAAATTGATGATTTAATTGAAGAAATTCAAATTAGAGTTGAAAAAGATGAACGTACATTAGTAACAACATTAACTAAACGAATGGCAGAAGAATTAGCTAAATATTTAACTAGAATTCATATTCGCTGTCGTTATATTCACTCAGATGTAGATACCTTAGAACGTGTAGAAATTATGCAAGATTTACGAAAAGGTCTTTTTGATGTATTGATTGGAGTAAACCTTTTACGTGAAGGCTTGGATTTACCAGAAGTTTCTTTAGTTGCAATTTTAGATGCAGACAAAGAAGGTTTTTTACGTTCGCACCGTTCTTTAACACAAACTATTGGTAGAGCCGCTCGTAATGTTAAAGGTAAAGCAATTATGTATGCCGATAAAATTACAAATAGTATGCAACAAACTATTGATGAAACTGCTAGAAGACGAGAAAAACAAATTAATTACAATACAAAACATAATATTACACCTACTCAAATTAAGAAGAGTATTGAAAATACATTAGCAAAAAACACTGTTTCATCTTATAATTACGACAATGCAGCAAATATGGCTGCGGAAGAAGAATTAAATTATTTATCTAAAACTGAAATTGAAAAACGTATTAAAGAAAAACGTAAGCAAATGGAAACTGCTGCAAAAGCATTAGATTTTATTGTTGCTGCTCAATTACGTGATGAAATAAAAGTTTTGAAAGAGAAAGTGTAA
- a CDS encoding SDR family oxidoreductase, translating into MKKVVLITGGSSGIGKSVGEFLSEKGYIVYGTSRNPQKISKHPFKLVALDVTNVETINTAVTEVITQEGRLDVLINNAGMGITGPIEETPTDEMRNVFNTNFFGAIDVMKAVLPQMRTQKSGLIINVTSIAGYMGLPYRGIYSATKGALEIVTEAVRMEVKNFGIQVTNVAPGDFATNIASGRYHTPVFDNSPYKKTYKENLDLMDAHVDSGSDPLEMATAIYKIIKTPKPRIHYKVGDFMQKSSIVLKKILPDTMYEKLLMNHYKL; encoded by the coding sequence ATGAAAAAAGTAGTTTTAATTACTGGCGGGTCTTCTGGAATTGGAAAATCTGTTGGAGAATTTTTATCGGAAAAAGGATATATTGTTTATGGAACAAGTAGAAATCCTCAAAAAATATCCAAACATCCATTTAAATTAGTGGCATTAGATGTTACTAATGTTGAAACAATTAATACGGCAGTAACCGAAGTTATTACACAAGAAGGAAGGCTGGATGTGTTAATTAATAATGCTGGAATGGGAATTACCGGACCTATTGAAGAAACTCCAACTGATGAAATGCGAAATGTTTTCAATACAAATTTTTTTGGTGCAATTGATGTAATGAAAGCTGTTTTACCTCAAATGAGAACTCAAAAAAGTGGTTTAATTATTAATGTTACGTCTATTGCTGGTTATATGGGATTGCCTTATAGAGGTATTTATTCTGCAACAAAAGGTGCCTTGGAAATTGTAACAGAAGCTGTTAGAATGGAAGTTAAAAATTTTGGAATACAAGTAACAAATGTAGCTCCGGGAGATTTTGCAACTAATATTGCTTCAGGAAGATACCATACACCTGTTTTTGATAATTCTCCTTATAAAAAAACATATAAGGAAAATTTAGATTTAATGGATGCCCATGTAGATAGTGGAAGTGATCCTTTAGAAATGGCAACTGCTATTTATAAAATTATTAAAACTCCAAAACCTAGAATACATTATAAAGTTGGAGATTTTATGCAAAAAAGTTCTATTGTATTAAAAAAAATACTTCCAGATACTATGTATGAAAAATTATTAATGAATCATTATAAATTATAA
- a CDS encoding T9SS type B sorting domain-containing protein translates to MKKKLFIILFLFNLTAFAQSEANIWYFGEHAGIDFNSGTPVSIDGGQINTREGCSSFSDTNGNLLFYSDGKTVWNKNHTPMPNGLNLKGNASSTQSAMIIPKPSSTNIYYLFTVGAAIDNGEKGFYYYTIDMNQNNGLGDIINGPVDLNEGKAENWSEKVAAINGKECETFWVVSYVQNEFKAYKVSATGVANTPTTSNSSYFSDDPRGYLKISPDGKKIAIAHLGEKRFILYDFNNETGSVSNPQTLNLTAPNDFPYGAEFSGNGEKLYVTGSNNYFNQVYAEYNNPNNHTSSLYQFDITKNTTVEINSSKVILDTGNQFRSALQLGPDQKIYRTMSSTYDDGSSYLSVIESPENDGNASNYIPNAISLGTNKSTQGLPPFIASIFSTIEITNNETQEIITNQTIKLCTGNDYIFNTEDISGIGTPIYNWTFNNVIIPGTQNLKNLSLTNVTKSDEGLYNLEINLVDKCGKAILYKGEFEVEVYDPPTAPSKIIYDQCDIDTNSLNGITLFNLNSKLSEITNNNTDLEVQFFDSENDFKNNNPILNPSAYNSTTNANLILKITNKNTNCFTLGEMELNVYETPNLDSYTNEYLCENDLGIGTETSISSGIASFDFEAKRASIHNLSANPAFETAVEFYNNTNDLQLQINQIEGVKDYPDSEIFVRISNKENNNCISAGKFNIIINKIPLPNSVIEDIILCIGTIEDTPKTYRVQLNGNTYENGDKYQWYYNNSPIIDATEPIYYAEKEGIYEVKVYRDYANKSCEGFSLFNVKESNIPVLYAKDITILDDSDNNTITIDTTNLGIGTYEFALDNYNGDYQPDPYFENVSAGIHTIYTIDKNGCGFTSLEVSVIGFPNFFTPNNDGVNDTWKVLGANNYFYPTSNIYIFDRFGKIITSLNPNGNGWDGTLNGKVLPATDYWFSVELTDKQNNTRIKNGHFSLIRR, encoded by the coding sequence ATGAAAAAAAAATTATTCATCATTTTATTTTTGTTCAATTTAACCGCTTTTGCTCAGAGTGAGGCAAATATTTGGTATTTTGGAGAACATGCAGGAATTGATTTTAATTCTGGAACTCCAGTTTCAATAGATGGCGGACAAATAAATACGCGTGAAGGTTGCTCTTCTTTTTCTGATACAAATGGAAATTTATTGTTTTATTCTGACGGTAAAACTGTTTGGAATAAAAACCATACTCCTATGCCAAACGGTTTAAATTTAAAAGGAAATGCTTCTAGTACACAATCAGCTATGATTATTCCAAAACCAAGTTCAACAAATATCTATTATTTATTTACGGTTGGTGCTGCAATTGATAATGGTGAAAAAGGGTTTTATTATTACACAATAGATATGAATCAAAATAATGGTTTAGGAGATATCATTAACGGCCCTGTTGATTTAAATGAAGGAAAAGCTGAAAATTGGTCTGAAAAAGTAGCAGCAATAAATGGTAAAGAATGTGAAACTTTTTGGGTAGTTTCTTATGTTCAAAATGAGTTTAAAGCCTACAAAGTTAGTGCTACTGGTGTTGCAAATACCCCAACAACATCAAACTCAAGTTATTTTTCTGATGATCCAAGAGGATACCTAAAAATTTCTCCTGATGGCAAAAAAATAGCTATTGCTCATTTAGGAGAAAAACGTTTTATTTTATATGATTTTAATAATGAAACCGGAAGTGTTAGCAACCCGCAAACTTTAAATTTAACAGCACCAAATGATTTTCCTTACGGGGCTGAATTTTCTGGAAACGGAGAAAAATTATATGTTACAGGTTCTAACAATTACTTTAATCAAGTTTATGCTGAATATAACAACCCAAACAACCATACTTCTTCTCTTTACCAATTCGATATTACAAAAAACACAACTGTTGAAATTAATAGCTCTAAAGTAATTCTAGATACTGGAAATCAATTTAGAAGTGCATTACAACTTGGTCCAGACCAAAAAATATATAGAACAATGTCTTCTACCTATGATGATGGTAGTTCTTATTTAAGCGTTATTGAAAGTCCTGAAAATGATGGTAATGCAAGTAATTACATCCCCAACGCAATAAGTTTAGGCACAAATAAATCTACACAAGGTTTACCTCCATTTATTGCTTCAATATTTTCTACTATAGAAATTACAAACAATGAAACCCAAGAAATAATTACCAACCAAACTATAAAATTGTGTACCGGTAATGATTATATTTTTAATACAGAAGATATTTCTGGTATAGGAACTCCAATTTATAATTGGACGTTTAACAATGTTATAATTCCAGGAACTCAAAATCTAAAAAATTTATCACTAACAAATGTTACAAAATCAGATGAAGGATTGTATAATCTTGAAATAAATTTAGTGGATAAATGTGGAAAAGCGATACTTTACAAAGGTGAATTTGAAGTTGAAGTTTACGATCCACCAACAGCGCCTTCAAAAATTATTTATGACCAATGTGATATAGATACTAATAGTTTAAACGGAATTACACTATTTAATTTAAACTCTAAATTATCAGAAATCACCAATAATAATACTGATTTAGAAGTTCAATTTTTTGATTCAGAAAACGATTTTAAAAATAACAATCCAATTTTAAATCCTTCAGCATATAATTCAACTACAAATGCAAACCTAATTTTAAAAATAACAAATAAAAATACAAATTGTTTTACTCTTGGCGAGATGGAATTAAATGTATATGAAACGCCAAATTTAGATAGTTATACAAATGAATATCTCTGTGAAAATGACTTAGGAATTGGTACAGAAACAAGTATTAGCAGTGGAATTGCCTCTTTTGATTTTGAAGCGAAAAGGGCTTCCATACATAATTTATCTGCTAATCCCGCATTTGAAACAGCTGTAGAGTTTTATAATAACACAAACGATCTTCAACTACAAATCAATCAAATAGAAGGAGTTAAAGATTACCCTGATAGCGAAATTTTTGTAAGAATTTCTAATAAAGAAAACAACAATTGTATTTCAGCAGGGAAATTTAACATTATCATTAATAAAATACCTTTACCAAATAGTGTAATTGAAGATATTATTTTATGCATAGGAACTATTGAAGATACTCCAAAAACATATCGAGTACAACTAAATGGAAACACTTATGAAAATGGTGATAAATACCAATGGTATTATAACAATTCACCGATTATAGATGCAACAGAACCAATTTATTATGCTGAAAAAGAAGGTATTTATGAGGTTAAAGTTTATAGAGATTATGCAAACAAAAGTTGTGAAGGTTTTAGTTTATTTAATGTAAAAGAGTCTAATATTCCTGTTTTATATGCTAAAGACATAACTATTCTAGACGATTCTGACAATAATACTATTACTATAGATACAACTAATTTAGGAATTGGAACTTATGAGTTTGCATTAGATAATTATAATGGTGATTACCAACCAGATCCTTATTTTGAAAATGTTTCTGCTGGAATACATACAATATATACTATAGATAAAAATGGATGTGGTTTTACCTCTCTTGAAGTTTCAGTTATAGGCTTTCCGAATTTTTTTACTCCAAATAATGATGGTGTTAATGATACATGGAAAGTTCTCGGAGCCAACAACTATTTTTACCCAACATCTAACATCTATATTTTTGATAGATTTGGTAAAATTATAACATCCCTAAATCCTAATGGAAATGGTTGGGATGGAACATTAAACGGCAAAGTATTGCCTGCAACAGATTATTGGTTCTCCGTTGAACTTACTGATAAACAAAATAATACACGCATAAAAAACGGTCATTTTAGCTTAATTAGACGATAA
- the nrdG gene encoding anaerobic ribonucleoside-triphosphate reductase activating protein, with amino-acid sequence MNFSSVQIVLQEVPGEISICFSICGCTLGCKGCHSPILWKASNGEPLTIDIFKKILAKYKGLASCVLFMGGEWHKNTLLNYLEYAKNVGYKTCLYTGNDNVDSKLLAHLNFIKTGKWIQELGGLDSPTTNQKFKEVQSNKLLNHLFQQKL; translated from the coding sequence ATGAATTTTTCGAGCGTTCAAATAGTTTTACAGGAAGTACCTGGAGAAATTAGTATTTGCTTTAGTATTTGCGGTTGTACTTTGGGGTGTAAAGGCTGTCATTCTCCTATCTTATGGAAAGCTTCTAATGGAGAACCATTAACTATAGATATATTTAAAAAAATACTTGCAAAATATAAGGGTTTGGCAAGTTGTGTATTATTTATGGGAGGTGAATGGCATAAAAATACATTGCTTAATTATCTCGAATATGCTAAAAATGTTGGTTATAAAACCTGTCTATATACTGGTAATGATAATGTTGACAGTAAACTGCTAGCACATTTAAACTTTATTAAAACAGGTAAATGGATTCAAGAATTAGGAGGTTTAGATTCACCAACAACCAATCAGAAATTTAAAGAAGTACAATCAAATAAATTATTAAATCATTTATTTCAACAAAAATTATAA
- the nrdD gene encoding anaerobic ribonucleoside-triphosphate reductase has product MIRLTEQQVAKKINFISNYINANNAADGSKMDANANVSSKNIATMEAELNKDINIQVNRQLVKNKIEQLFGNDLAKEYIRQIESHEIYVHDETSLKPYCTSISMYPFLFDGLTKLGGESRAPQHLESYCGEFVNLVFAISSQFAGALATVEFLLYFDYFARKDFGNDYLNTNTKTISNHLQHAVYAINQPAAARGYQSVFWNISLYDEKYFDSLFGAFVFPDMSKPKWDSLKKLQHFFMKWFNAEREKAVLTFPVVTAAMLVKDGKPADTEFAEMCATELSEGNSFFIYQSESADSLASCCRLRNEISDNTFSYSLGAGGVSTGSVNVITLNMNRLIQKGNDLKTEITKIQKYQVAYRSLIEEYKNAGMLPVYNAGFISLEKQFLTIGINGMVEAAESKGIAVENSTAYKEFVSKHLKIIYDANKEAKKKYGFMFNTEFVPAENLGVKNAKWDKEDGLFVPRDCYNSYFYPVEDTSINTLDKIILHGKEIIKYLDGGSALHLNLEEAPNKEGFLKLINATALAGCNYFCFNIKITICNDCENIDKRTLQKCSKCDSKNIDYGTRVIGYLKRVSNFSSARQQEHDLRFYHCEELKNTTSKLQSTRIEKLKMFEQKTQEEYTTVKH; this is encoded by the coding sequence ATGATTAGATTAACCGAACAACAAGTAGCTAAAAAAATTAATTTTATTAGTAATTATATTAATGCTAATAATGCAGCAGATGGATCTAAAATGGATGCAAATGCAAATGTTTCTTCAAAAAATATTGCTACCATGGAAGCCGAACTGAATAAAGATATTAATATTCAAGTAAACCGACAGCTAGTAAAAAATAAAATAGAACAACTTTTTGGTAACGATTTGGCTAAGGAATATATTCGGCAAATAGAATCTCATGAAATTTATGTACACGACGAAACATCATTAAAGCCCTATTGTACTTCTATAAGTATGTATCCTTTTTTGTTTGATGGATTAACCAAATTAGGAGGTGAAAGTAGAGCACCGCAACATTTGGAGAGTTATTGTGGTGAATTTGTGAATCTTGTTTTTGCTATAAGTTCTCAGTTTGCTGGAGCTTTAGCTACAGTAGAATTTTTATTGTATTTCGATTATTTTGCAAGAAAAGATTTTGGTAATGATTACTTAAATACAAATACTAAAACTATTTCCAATCATCTACAGCATGCCGTTTATGCAATTAATCAACCAGCAGCTGCACGCGGGTATCAGTCAGTTTTTTGGAATATTTCTTTATATGATGAAAAGTATTTCGATAGTTTATTTGGTGCATTTGTTTTTCCAGATATGAGTAAGCCAAAATGGGATAGTTTAAAAAAATTACAACATTTTTTTATGAAATGGTTTAATGCAGAAAGAGAAAAAGCAGTGTTAACTTTCCCCGTTGTTACTGCCGCAATGTTGGTAAAAGATGGAAAACCTGCTGATACTGAATTTGCTGAAATGTGTGCTACAGAATTAAGTGAAGGCAATTCTTTTTTTATTTACCAATCGGAAAGTGCAGATAGTTTGGCATCTTGTTGTAGGCTTAGAAATGAAATTAGCGATAATACATTTAGTTATTCACTAGGAGCAGGAGGTGTTTCAACTGGTTCTGTAAATGTTATTACCTTAAATATGAATCGTTTAATTCAAAAAGGAAACGATCTTAAAACTGAAATTACTAAAATTCAAAAATATCAAGTTGCTTATAGAAGTCTAATTGAAGAATATAAAAATGCAGGAATGCTTCCTGTTTATAATGCTGGATTTATTTCGTTAGAGAAACAGTTTTTAACCATTGGAATTAATGGTATGGTTGAAGCAGCTGAAAGTAAAGGAATAGCAGTTGAAAACAGTACAGCATACAAGGAGTTTGTTTCAAAACATCTTAAAATTATTTATGATGCGAATAAAGAAGCAAAAAAGAAATACGGTTTTATGTTTAATACCGAATTTGTTCCAGCTGAAAATTTAGGTGTAAAAAATGCTAAATGGGATAAAGAAGATGGCTTATTTGTTCCGCGTGATTGTTATAATTCTTATTTTTATCCTGTTGAAGATACTTCAATAAATACATTAGATAAAATTATACTACACGGAAAAGAAATAATTAAATATTTAGATGGTGGATCAGCGCTTCATTTAAACTTAGAGGAAGCACCAAATAAAGAAGGTTTTTTAAAATTAATTAATGCAACTGCTTTGGCTGGATGTAATTATTTTTGCTTTAATATAAAAATTACTATTTGTAATGATTGTGAAAATATAGATAAAAGAACGCTTCAAAAATGTAGTAAATGTGATTCTAAAAATATAGATTATGGTACTAGAGTAATTGGTTATTTAAAACGTGTTTCGAATTTTAGTTCTGCAAGACAACAAGAACACGATTTAAGATTTTACCATTGTGAAGAACTAAAAAATACTACTTCGAAATTACAAAGTACAAGAATTGAAAAATTAAAAATGTTTGAGCAAAAAACACAGGAAGAATATACAACTGTAAAACACTAA